From one Stieleria sp. JC731 genomic stretch:
- a CDS encoding translation initiation factor has protein sequence MASLFAGTQFYIPPSCDLCGKPETECECTAEQKAAAEAEKQTLANRLPPEKQTARVGIEKRKGGRKATVVTGLTSAANDLQALLGQLQAVCGTGGTVKAKEDIVELQGDHADAVRKKLKEIGYRVK, from the coding sequence ATGGCTAGCCTTTTCGCCGGCACGCAGTTCTACATTCCGCCAAGTTGCGATCTTTGCGGCAAACCTGAAACCGAATGCGAATGTACGGCCGAGCAAAAGGCCGCCGCTGAAGCTGAAAAACAAACCTTGGCCAATCGGCTCCCCCCTGAAAAACAAACCGCTCGCGTCGGTATCGAAAAACGAAAAGGCGGACGAAAAGCCACGGTAGTCACCGGACTGACGTCAGCGGCCAATGATTTGCAAGCTTTGTTGGGCCAGCTTCAAGCCGTCTGTGGGACCGGCGGTACGGTCAAGGCGAAAGAAGACATCGTCGAATTGCAGGGCGATCATGCCGATGCGGTGCGGAAAAAGCTGAAAGAAATCGGCTACCGCGTGAAATAA
- a CDS encoding valine--pyruvate transaminase, giving the protein MTERLSTFGKRLALDSGIGELMRDLGDALAAGNSETCMLGGGQPSHIPQVDQLWQERLQAIAADPKQTARVLGDYDPPAGDAGFRDAVARFFSRQFGWSITKENICVTAGGQTAFFLLLNAIAGRFDDRPDRKVLLPLSPEYIGYADQSVSSDLFRATKPLIHETDSHEFKYEIDFDSLNVDESVAAMCLSRPTNPSSNVVSDDELDRLVQIANENEIPLIVDNAYGLPFPGAIFGDATPRFEPSMVLTYSLSKLGLPGTRTGIVIAAPEIIEYLSCMNAISALANNNLGQAITLPLFENDQLATVSREVIRPYYRQRSEDARQWLCESIDPSIPFRIHRCEGAFFLWLWLPGLPITSAELYERLKRRNVLVISGHHFFFGLDDPDWTHRNECLRISYTTDPEILRRGLKILGEEINSLYQVAVP; this is encoded by the coding sequence ATGACAGAACGACTTTCAACATTTGGCAAACGGCTGGCCCTGGATTCGGGGATCGGCGAACTGATGCGCGACTTGGGCGATGCCTTAGCCGCAGGCAATTCCGAGACCTGCATGCTTGGTGGCGGCCAACCATCGCACATTCCACAGGTCGATCAGCTATGGCAAGAACGCTTGCAAGCAATCGCGGCGGATCCAAAGCAAACCGCACGTGTACTTGGCGACTATGATCCGCCGGCCGGTGATGCTGGGTTTAGAGATGCGGTCGCGAGGTTCTTTTCAAGACAATTCGGTTGGTCGATCACAAAAGAAAATATCTGTGTGACCGCCGGTGGGCAGACCGCTTTCTTTCTGTTGCTCAACGCGATCGCGGGTCGCTTTGATGACCGACCGGATCGCAAAGTCCTGCTGCCACTGTCGCCAGAGTACATCGGCTATGCGGACCAATCCGTTTCATCGGATCTGTTCCGCGCTACCAAGCCCTTGATCCATGAAACCGATTCGCATGAGTTCAAGTACGAAATCGATTTCGATTCGTTGAACGTCGATGAATCTGTCGCCGCGATGTGTCTGTCACGGCCGACCAACCCATCATCGAACGTCGTCAGTGATGATGAGCTTGACCGATTGGTGCAGATCGCCAACGAAAACGAGATCCCATTGATCGTGGACAATGCGTACGGTCTTCCGTTCCCCGGCGCAATCTTTGGTGACGCCACACCGCGATTCGAACCTTCGATGGTTCTGACATACAGCTTGTCAAAGCTAGGGTTGCCGGGAACGCGGACGGGCATCGTGATCGCCGCACCAGAGATCATCGAATACCTTTCGTGCATGAACGCAATCAGCGCGCTAGCGAATAACAATCTGGGGCAGGCAATCACGCTGCCTCTTTTTGAAAATGATCAGTTGGCAACCGTCAGCCGCGAAGTCATTCGCCCCTACTATCGACAACGCTCCGAAGACGCGCGTCAGTGGCTTTGCGAATCAATCGATCCTTCGATCCCGTTCCGCATTCACCGATGCGAAGGCGCGTTTTTCCTATGGCTTTGGTTGCCAGGTTTACCGATCACGTCGGCTGAACTTTACGAACGACTGAAACGACGCAACGTGCTGGTGATCTCAGGACACCATTTCTTCTTTGGTCTGGATGATCCCGATTGGACGCATCGCAACGAATGTTTGCGAATCAGTTATACGACCGATCCAGAAATCCTGCGTCGTGGGTTAAAAATCCTTGGCGAAGAAATCAACTCGCTCTATCAAGTTGCAGTACCATAG
- a CDS encoding alpha/beta hydrolase, which translates to MTLHPQAKAYLENVAQQGRPGWHELTVAESRTIFQSLAPLCGPRPTLRRIENLQTDSGIKLRLYSDVPAEQSTDAPPVLMFFHGGGWVLGGLDTHDGLCRRLAKHSGCAVVAVDYGLSPENPFPGPVHDCFDATAWICEHQQKLAIDGSRLALVGDSAGGYLATTVAMMAQQQGSPAVDLQVLIYPVIEANFETASYQSFAEGYGLTRETMKWFWKHFLSGTDPAEASLMDRNGLSDLPTAFVITAEYDVLRDEGIAFAKRLSDSNVEVDLWRIEGMLHGFVHFAGVFDPGIEVIRQLGEQVGRRLKGISTER; encoded by the coding sequence ATGACACTGCACCCACAAGCGAAAGCCTATCTTGAAAACGTTGCGCAACAGGGTCGGCCGGGTTGGCATGAGTTAACCGTTGCGGAATCACGGACAATCTTTCAATCGCTCGCTCCGCTTTGCGGGCCTCGTCCGACACTGCGTCGAATCGAAAACTTGCAGACCGATTCAGGAATCAAGCTGCGTTTGTATTCCGATGTACCCGCAGAACAGTCAACGGATGCCCCGCCTGTCTTGATGTTTTTTCATGGGGGTGGCTGGGTGCTCGGTGGGCTAGATACCCATGACGGCTTGTGCCGTCGGCTGGCCAAACATTCAGGCTGCGCCGTCGTTGCTGTCGACTATGGACTATCCCCAGAGAATCCGTTTCCGGGACCAGTCCACGATTGCTTCGATGCGACGGCTTGGATCTGTGAACATCAACAAAAGCTCGCTATCGATGGCTCGCGTTTGGCGCTGGTAGGCGACAGCGCCGGCGGATATCTGGCGACCACGGTGGCAATGATGGCACAGCAGCAAGGTTCTCCGGCAGTCGATCTTCAAGTCTTGATCTATCCAGTGATCGAGGCAAACTTTGAAACCGCGTCCTATCAATCCTTTGCCGAAGGCTACGGGCTAACGCGTGAAACGATGAAGTGGTTTTGGAAGCACTTCCTTAGCGGTACCGATCCGGCGGAGGCATCATTGATGGATCGCAACGGCTTGTCAGATCTTCCGACGGCCTTCGTGATCACGGCCGAGTACGATGTTTTGCGTGACGAGGGCATCGCTTTCGCTAAACGATTATCCGACAGCAATGTCGAAGTCGATCTTTGGCGAATTGAAGGGATGCTCCATGGCTTTGTTCACTTCGCCGGTGTCTTCGATCCGGGGATCGAAGTCATCCGGCAATTGGGCGAACAGGTTGGGCGAAGGTTGAAAGGAATCAGTACCGAACGATAG
- a CDS encoding efflux RND transporter permease subunit: MNLPALAVRYRPIVFSATLLLMAWGAITYFTIPRREDPEFTIRVCVVSTQWPGAPAEKVEELITDKIEQQVISIEEVDHIRSTTQTGQSIVFVELDDRVPPAEIQAVWDKVRTRVETIQMPEESIKPYVNDEFGDTSVLVLAIHQVASRGRDTVRPEDEYSLRELERFAEDIQDELRLLPGIAKVEMFGVRDEAIFIETDLANWSQLNLTTQQLERLASDRNIIQPGGEIDTPGGHFSVKPAGEFNAINEINQIASVVKTEEGGNSVYLTDLGLSVRRAYEDPANYYCRFGDTKQTSPAVTLGITMKSGSNIIEICDAVKQRTHELSEIEKRLPPDIAVTPVSDQSENVAAKIGEVVLNVIEAVLIVVVVVFLVVGFRTSFVMAANIPIVVLMSIGFISLFGVQLEQISLAALIISLGLLVDNAVQVCDQARTNQIAGMDPFPAAIEGANTLAIPMLVGTLTTMAAFVPMLISLEGGGKEYVYSLPVTVSTTLALSWVLAMSLCVILAGLFIRTPKVDQPASPVVRLAMRLASMFRKRKPSVPDKSRQDEPFLFRIYQFSGMLALRFKWITLLGTLALLVFIMSLPVSSEFFPDANRDQFAVKIHLPETATIEQTDEIARQVEFVIQQLSPVREGEVSFNGKQERLRAMRTLVGGGGSRWHLAWAPEPPSRNFAEILVRTTDGRFTSDFAHRLRVVCERGDADLGIDPVVGARIVPVKLALGPPADPLVFRVTGSGFADPAILRQAANRLKRIVNKQPETWNVHDSWGVDGYQILVNVNEDRATLAGVTNAQVAKTLNSYYSGLQLTTFREDDHLVPIYFKLRPQETRSIRELQESFVEGDNGKIPLSSLAGFKFSWEPARIERRDMNRVIKVSAQMEPGVTGNDVVNRVLQLDEFKRLEASLPVGFHIETGGSYEESQDAGGQMMMSFAISFLLIVMCLIVQYNGWSKPLIILATLPMALAGAWLGLFLSGNSLGFMPQLGILALFGIVLNTAIIFIEFADILISERVESSDGSGPISGIDRDSFRRCLLEAGKQRMLPIFLTTATTVGGLLPLALSGGPLWAGLAWCMIAGLMLTTVLTLYLIPAFYAILVETFGVKPIHRST; encoded by the coding sequence ATGAACCTTCCAGCATTAGCGGTTCGCTATCGCCCGATCGTCTTTTCCGCCACGCTGCTGTTGATGGCCTGGGGAGCGATCACGTATTTCACCATCCCACGACGCGAAGATCCCGAGTTCACGATTCGCGTCTGTGTGGTTTCGACGCAGTGGCCAGGCGCACCGGCTGAAAAGGTCGAAGAACTGATCACTGACAAAATTGAACAGCAAGTCATCAGTATCGAAGAAGTCGACCACATCCGATCAACCACACAGACAGGTCAATCGATTGTATTTGTCGAGCTAGATGATCGTGTTCCTCCCGCAGAAATCCAAGCGGTTTGGGACAAGGTTCGCACTCGGGTCGAAACGATTCAAATGCCAGAGGAATCGATCAAACCTTATGTGAACGACGAATTCGGGGACACATCGGTTCTTGTGCTCGCGATTCATCAAGTCGCTTCACGTGGTCGCGATACCGTGCGGCCGGAAGACGAGTACAGTTTGCGTGAACTGGAACGATTTGCCGAAGACATCCAGGACGAATTGCGTTTACTGCCGGGCATCGCGAAAGTCGAAATGTTTGGTGTCCGCGATGAAGCCATTTTCATCGAAACGGATTTGGCAAACTGGTCACAACTGAACCTGACCACACAACAACTTGAAAGGCTGGCAAGTGACCGCAACATCATTCAGCCGGGAGGTGAAATCGACACTCCCGGAGGCCACTTTTCCGTCAAGCCTGCGGGCGAATTCAATGCGATCAACGAGATCAACCAGATCGCGAGCGTCGTAAAAACCGAAGAGGGAGGCAACAGTGTTTACCTGACGGATCTGGGTTTGTCGGTCCGCCGAGCCTACGAAGACCCGGCAAACTATTACTGCCGTTTCGGTGATACAAAGCAGACATCGCCCGCAGTCACGCTGGGCATCACGATGAAATCAGGATCGAACATCATCGAGATCTGCGACGCCGTGAAGCAACGAACCCACGAACTTTCAGAGATCGAAAAGAGGCTTCCTCCGGACATCGCGGTAACCCCGGTCAGTGATCAATCCGAAAACGTGGCGGCCAAAATCGGCGAAGTCGTCTTGAACGTGATCGAAGCTGTGTTGATTGTTGTCGTCGTGGTCTTCTTGGTCGTCGGCTTTCGAACTTCGTTTGTCATGGCAGCCAACATTCCGATCGTGGTATTGATGTCGATCGGCTTTATTTCTTTGTTTGGCGTTCAGCTGGAACAAATCTCGTTAGCCGCACTGATCATTTCGCTGGGGCTGTTGGTTGATAACGCGGTACAGGTCTGCGATCAAGCTCGCACGAATCAAATCGCAGGCATGGATCCCTTTCCCGCCGCGATCGAAGGAGCCAACACGCTTGCCATTCCGATGTTGGTCGGGACACTAACGACGATGGCAGCGTTTGTCCCGATGCTGATTTCGTTGGAAGGGGGAGGCAAAGAGTACGTTTACAGTTTGCCGGTAACCGTATCGACAACACTTGCACTTAGCTGGGTGTTGGCGATGTCGCTTTGCGTCATCCTTGCCGGGCTCTTCATACGCACGCCTAAAGTCGACCAACCCGCATCCCCAGTCGTACGGCTAGCGATGCGACTGGCATCGATGTTTCGTAAACGTAAGCCGTCCGTACCTGACAAATCTCGGCAAGACGAGCCATTTTTGTTTCGGATCTATCAATTCAGCGGCATGCTGGCACTTCGCTTCAAATGGATCACGCTACTAGGTACGTTAGCGCTATTGGTCTTCATCATGTCGCTGCCGGTCAGTTCGGAGTTTTTCCCGGATGCGAATCGTGATCAATTCGCCGTCAAAATCCATCTCCCCGAAACGGCAACGATCGAACAAACCGACGAGATTGCTCGGCAAGTCGAATTCGTCATCCAGCAGCTGAGCCCTGTTCGTGAGGGAGAGGTTTCCTTTAACGGAAAGCAAGAGAGACTGCGCGCGATGAGAACGCTCGTCGGTGGCGGCGGTTCACGTTGGCACTTGGCTTGGGCGCCGGAACCTCCATCGAGGAACTTTGCAGAGATTCTGGTTCGGACCACTGACGGGCGATTCACATCGGACTTTGCCCATCGATTGCGCGTCGTCTGTGAACGTGGCGATGCGGACCTTGGAATTGATCCTGTCGTCGGTGCGAGAATCGTCCCGGTCAAATTGGCACTTGGACCTCCCGCCGATCCACTGGTCTTTCGCGTGACCGGTAGCGGATTTGCCGACCCTGCGATACTACGACAGGCCGCGAATCGACTGAAACGGATCGTCAACAAGCAGCCTGAAACCTGGAACGTCCATGATTCCTGGGGTGTCGATGGTTATCAGATCCTGGTGAATGTTAACGAAGACCGTGCAACCTTGGCTGGTGTGACCAATGCTCAAGTCGCCAAGACGTTGAACTCGTATTATTCCGGTTTACAACTGACGACGTTCCGCGAAGACGACCACTTGGTACCGATCTATTTTAAGCTTCGTCCGCAAGAGACACGTTCGATTCGCGAATTGCAGGAGTCGTTTGTCGAAGGCGATAACGGCAAGATACCACTGTCGTCACTTGCGGGTTTTAAGTTCTCTTGGGAGCCAGCAAGGATCGAACGACGTGACATGAACCGGGTGATCAAAGTTTCCGCCCAGATGGAACCGGGCGTTACCGGCAATGATGTTGTGAACCGCGTTTTGCAGCTGGATGAATTCAAACGCTTGGAAGCATCTTTGCCGGTCGGATTCCATATCGAAACCGGCGGATCCTATGAAGAAAGCCAAGACGCGGGAGGTCAAATGATGATGTCGTTTGCGATTTCGTTCTTGCTGATCGTGATGTGCTTGATTGTTCAATACAACGGCTGGTCAAAGCCTTTGATCATCTTGGCAACATTGCCGATGGCACTTGCGGGTGCTTGGTTGGGATTGTTCTTATCCGGCAATTCATTGGGTTTCATGCCGCAGCTCGGTATTCTGGCATTGTTCGGAATTGTCTTGAACACGGCGATCATCTTTATCGAATTCGCAGACATTTTGATTTCTGAACGAGTCGAATCCTCGGACGGCAGTGGGCCGATCTCTGGAATCGATCGTGATAGTTTTCGTCGTTGCCTTTTGGAGGCGGGAAAGCAACGGATGCTACCGATCTTCTTGACGACCGCAACGACGGTTGGCGGTCTGCTCCCGCTGGCACTCAGCGGCGGTCCGCTTTGGGCCGGGTTGGCGTGGTGCATGATTGCGGGACTGATGCTAACGACCGTCCTAACCCTGTATTTAATTCCGGCGTTCTACGCCATCTTGGTCGAGACATTTGGTGTCAAGCCGATCCATCGATCGACTTAA
- a CDS encoding efflux RND transporter periplasmic adaptor subunit has translation MFEPAMQPTGTTLSNRIPILGGLILSALAGCMMTGCSKRAPDIPPKAPRPVTVMKLQRVIPEKSFSVSGSVTSWKTEQIGFEVGGRVMWVLEPGKNIDGRTLDADGNVIQEGTPLAAIDPAQYEVAVDSAQASLEAAQLDAQVIAQRISDSIPADIRSSQADLKLAKSDYERMQQLRNSNAASQSEYEDAQNRLSTEQARLDRLESSKAQAEVELKAAEARVKAAKQTLRNAQRDLDNTVLYASYPGQISEVQVVPGSVVSAGSPVLTLQMINPIKVAIEVSAEQSRDLERRRQLSVSFVMPDGSPAERNAMVYSVSPSADPSTRTFSVSLLIMNEQYRSPLSEIPGGESFARTEDIWPLKLNKIIGAPESILVIEENSIESDDQGDYVWVATNARYGQRLKEVTTVEKHYVTVLNARIPFLGNWIFRPVLFQSSVNDQSLAIDRESLIIGALEYPMNDRSKWDGKSVVVDGGAHWMLRPGDLVNASLADGQPNEGYYVPVEAIYEESGRTYVFMVEDDHVKQSEIRTELPNHLNAGSLIQIHPLAGDDFPQGCQIVVKGVHFLMDGESINVITSELPSEEMPVHTVETDSEDSAQ, from the coding sequence GTCATGAAGCTTCAACGAGTGATCCCCGAAAAATCATTTTCGGTTTCGGGTTCGGTGACATCTTGGAAAACCGAACAGATTGGGTTCGAAGTTGGTGGCCGGGTGATGTGGGTCTTGGAGCCAGGAAAAAACATCGACGGTCGCACCCTTGATGCGGACGGCAATGTGATCCAGGAAGGAACGCCGCTGGCAGCGATCGATCCGGCCCAATATGAAGTCGCGGTGGATTCCGCCCAGGCGTCTTTGGAAGCGGCGCAATTGGATGCCCAGGTGATCGCGCAGCGGATCAGTGATTCAATCCCCGCCGACATCCGGTCCTCTCAAGCCGATTTGAAGCTTGCCAAGTCAGACTACGAACGGATGCAGCAACTTCGAAATTCGAACGCTGCTTCACAGTCAGAATATGAGGACGCACAGAATCGACTTTCGACCGAACAAGCCAGGCTTGATCGGTTGGAATCATCCAAGGCACAAGCAGAAGTCGAACTGAAAGCAGCCGAAGCTCGTGTTAAAGCCGCCAAACAAACGCTTCGCAATGCTCAGCGTGATTTGGACAACACTGTTCTTTATGCGTCTTACCCGGGACAGATTTCAGAGGTCCAAGTTGTCCCCGGAAGTGTCGTTTCGGCCGGCTCGCCCGTGCTGACACTTCAAATGATCAATCCCATCAAGGTCGCTATCGAAGTTTCTGCCGAACAGTCACGTGATCTTGAGCGACGTCGTCAGCTTTCTGTTTCGTTTGTGATGCCCGATGGAAGTCCGGCCGAACGTAATGCGATGGTTTACAGCGTTTCGCCGAGCGCTGACCCTTCGACGCGAACGTTTTCCGTGTCGCTATTGATTATGAATGAACAGTATCGATCACCATTGTCGGAGATACCTGGCGGTGAATCGTTCGCGCGAACCGAAGACATCTGGCCGCTGAAATTGAACAAGATCATCGGGGCACCGGAAAGCATTCTGGTTATCGAAGAAAACTCCATCGAAAGTGACGACCAAGGCGACTATGTCTGGGTCGCCACGAATGCTCGCTATGGACAACGATTAAAAGAAGTCACGACGGTTGAAAAACACTATGTGACGGTACTCAACGCCAGGATTCCGTTCTTGGGAAACTGGATCTTTCGACCGGTCCTATTCCAATCATCGGTGAACGATCAATCGCTAGCGATCGACCGTGAATCGCTGATCATTGGTGCTTTGGAATACCCGATGAATGATCGATCCAAATGGGATGGCAAATCGGTGGTGGTCGATGGAGGTGCCCATTGGATGTTGCGACCTGGTGACTTGGTTAACGCCAGTCTTGCTGACGGACAACCCAATGAAGGCTACTACGTTCCTGTCGAGGCGATCTATGAAGAATCCGGTCGCACTTATGTGTTCATGGTCGAGGACGATCATGTGAAACAAAGCGAGATCCGGACGGAACTTCCCAACCATTTGAACGCCGGATCACTCATTCAAATTCATCCGCTTGCCGGCGACGACTTTCCTCAAGGGTGTCAAATCGTCGTCAAAGGCGTTCACTTTTTGATGGATGGTGAATCGATCAATGTGATCACGAGTGAACTGCCCAGCGAAGAAATGCCTGTCCATACCGTCGAAACTGATAGCGAGGATTCGGCACAATGA